From a single Stigmatopora argus isolate UIUO_Sarg chromosome 4, RoL_Sarg_1.0, whole genome shotgun sequence genomic region:
- the trmt11 gene encoding tRNA (guanine(10)-N(2))-methyltransferase TRMT11 isoform X3: MLPFLSKDSTYKINVYTFNKTLDFKERINRIDAMDYLPFKGIVNLKNPQHIFCLLEDYGSDPNSIPEHPDHIYFGRWIADGQRELIRSHSVKNRHFIGNTSMDAGLSFIMANHARVKQHDLVFDPFVGTGSLLVACSHFGAYVCGSDIDYNTIHGKGRSSRKDQKWRGPDENIRANLRQYGTAKMYVDVMVSDASNPVWREAALFDAIITDPPYGIRESTRRTGSQKETTKPADAVYAESHVPVSQSYQLSEMFADMLNFSAHRLVMGGRLVYWLPVYRAEYSEEMVPLHPCLQLISNCEQILSSHTSRRLITMEKAKEPQDLDSLSHLSDPRSHAFQGHNNFREKYFCGLHKRLSSKENNSNTCGDSITQLEQG; encoded by the exons ATG TTACCATTCTTGAGCAAAGACTCaacatacaaaataaatgtttacacCTTCAATAAAACCCTGGATTTTAAAGAGAGAATTAATCGAATTGAT GCAATGGATTACCTTCCATTTAAGGGTATTGTAAATCTTAAGAACCCTCAGCACATCTTCTGCTTGTTGGAAGATTATGGCTCTGACCCAAACAGCATCCCGGAACATCCAGATCATATATACTTTGGCCGATGG ATAGCCGATGGTCAACGTGAACTGATTCGTTCTCACAGTGTGAAGAACAGACATTTCATTGGAAACACCAGTATGGATGCAGGACTTTCCTTCATCATGGCCAACCATGCCAGGGTCAAACAGCATGATCTCGTCTTTGACCCTTTTGTTGGCACAG GAAGCCTATTGGTCGCTTGTTCTCATTTTGGAGCCTACGTGTGTGGATCGGATATTGATTACAACACTATCCATGGCaaag GAAGGTCAAGCCGCAAAGATCAAAAGTGGCGAGGACCTGATGAGAACATCAGAGCCAACCTGCGACAGTACGGAACAGCGAAGATGTACGTTGATGTGATGGTGTCTGATGCATCCAATCCTGTGTGGCGGGAGGCCGCCCTCTTCGATGCCATCATTACCGATC CTCCATATGGTATACGTGAGTCCACAAGAAGAACAGGTTCTCAGAAAGAAACTACAAAACCTGCGGATGCCGT GTATGCTGAATCACATGTTCCTGTATCACAGTCCTACCAATTAAGTGAAATGTTTGCCGACATGCTTAACTTTTCGGCACATCGCCTAGTCATGGGAGGGAGGCTGGTATACTGGCTTCCAGTTTATCGGGCAGA ATACTCTGAGGAGATGGTCCCCCTCCATCCATGTCTACAGCTCATTAGCAACTGTGAACAGATTCTATCAAGCCACACATCTCGTCGCTTGATCACTATGGAAAAGGCTAAAGAACCACAG GACCTGGACAGTTTGTCTCATCTCTCAGACCCTCGCTCCCACGCCTTCCAGGGACACAATAATTTCAGAGAAAAATACTTCTGTGGACTTCACAAAAGGCTTAGTAGCAAAGAGAACAACTCTAATACCTGTGGGGACTCAATCACTCAACTTGAACAGGGCTGA
- the trmt11 gene encoding tRNA (guanine(10)-N(2))-methyltransferase TRMT11 isoform X2: MARSVCAKSAFELWGHGQNHDDLRISLLKYPEKNMLPFLSKDSTYKINVYTFNKTLDFKERINRIDAMDYLPFKGIVNLKNPQHIFCLLEDYGSDPNSIPEHPDHIYFGRWIADGQRELIRSHSVKNRHFIGNTSMDAGLSFIMANHARVKQHDLVFDPFVGTGSLLVACSHFGAYVCGSDIDYNTIHGKGRSSRKDQKWRGPDENIRANLRQYGTAKMYVDVMVSDASNPVWREAALFDAIITDPPYGIRESTRRTGSQKETTKPADAVYAESHVPVSQSYQLSEMFADMLNFSAHRLVMGGRLVYWLPVYRAEYSEEMVPLHPCLQLISNCEQILSSHTSRRLITMEKAKEPQDLDSLSHLSDPRSHAFQGHNNFREKYFCGLHKRLSSKENNSNTCGDSITQLEQG, translated from the exons ATGGCCCGATCTGTTTGTGCAAA GTCTGCATTTGAGTTATGGGGTCACGGACAAAACCACGACGACCTCAGAATATCCTTACTCAAGTACCCAGAAAAGAACATG TTACCATTCTTGAGCAAAGACTCaacatacaaaataaatgtttacacCTTCAATAAAACCCTGGATTTTAAAGAGAGAATTAATCGAATTGAT GCAATGGATTACCTTCCATTTAAGGGTATTGTAAATCTTAAGAACCCTCAGCACATCTTCTGCTTGTTGGAAGATTATGGCTCTGACCCAAACAGCATCCCGGAACATCCAGATCATATATACTTTGGCCGATGG ATAGCCGATGGTCAACGTGAACTGATTCGTTCTCACAGTGTGAAGAACAGACATTTCATTGGAAACACCAGTATGGATGCAGGACTTTCCTTCATCATGGCCAACCATGCCAGGGTCAAACAGCATGATCTCGTCTTTGACCCTTTTGTTGGCACAG GAAGCCTATTGGTCGCTTGTTCTCATTTTGGAGCCTACGTGTGTGGATCGGATATTGATTACAACACTATCCATGGCaaag GAAGGTCAAGCCGCAAAGATCAAAAGTGGCGAGGACCTGATGAGAACATCAGAGCCAACCTGCGACAGTACGGAACAGCGAAGATGTACGTTGATGTGATGGTGTCTGATGCATCCAATCCTGTGTGGCGGGAGGCCGCCCTCTTCGATGCCATCATTACCGATC CTCCATATGGTATACGTGAGTCCACAAGAAGAACAGGTTCTCAGAAAGAAACTACAAAACCTGCGGATGCCGT GTATGCTGAATCACATGTTCCTGTATCACAGTCCTACCAATTAAGTGAAATGTTTGCCGACATGCTTAACTTTTCGGCACATCGCCTAGTCATGGGAGGGAGGCTGGTATACTGGCTTCCAGTTTATCGGGCAGA ATACTCTGAGGAGATGGTCCCCCTCCATCCATGTCTACAGCTCATTAGCAACTGTGAACAGATTCTATCAAGCCACACATCTCGTCGCTTGATCACTATGGAAAAGGCTAAAGAACCACAG GACCTGGACAGTTTGTCTCATCTCTCAGACCCTCGCTCCCACGCCTTCCAGGGACACAATAATTTCAGAGAAAAATACTTCTGTGGACTTCACAAAAGGCTTAGTAGCAAAGAGAACAACTCTAATACCTGTGGGGACTCAATCACTCAACTTGAACAGGGCTGA
- the trmt11 gene encoding tRNA (guanine(10)-N(2))-methyltransferase TRMT11 isoform X1, producing the protein MAAFCKRACLQYLIHLAQDNMDFRLPEIKALLALRGKQFNPGANFKEKSPFWCLDDLTEDDICSVMARSVCAKSAFELWGHGQNHDDLRISLLKYPEKNMLPFLSKDSTYKINVYTFNKTLDFKERINRIDAMDYLPFKGIVNLKNPQHIFCLLEDYGSDPNSIPEHPDHIYFGRWIADGQRELIRSHSVKNRHFIGNTSMDAGLSFIMANHARVKQHDLVFDPFVGTGSLLVACSHFGAYVCGSDIDYNTIHGKGRSSRKDQKWRGPDENIRANLRQYGTAKMYVDVMVSDASNPVWREAALFDAIITDPPYGIRESTRRTGSQKETTKPADAVYAESHVPVSQSYQLSEMFADMLNFSAHRLVMGGRLVYWLPVYRAEYSEEMVPLHPCLQLISNCEQILSSHTSRRLITMEKAKEPQDLDSLSHLSDPRSHAFQGHNNFREKYFCGLHKRLSSKENNSNTCGDSITQLEQG; encoded by the exons ATGGCGGCCTTCTGTAAACGAGCGTGTCTTCAATATTTAATACATCTTGCTCAAGATAACATGGACTTCAGACTACCG GAAATCAAGGCCCTGCTCGCACTGAGAGGGAAACAGTTCAATCCTGGGGCTAACTTTAAAGAAAAG AGTCCATTCTGGTGTCTGGATGATTTGACAGAGGACGATATCTGCTCCGTCATGGCCCGATCTGTTTGTGCAAA GTCTGCATTTGAGTTATGGGGTCACGGACAAAACCACGACGACCTCAGAATATCCTTACTCAAGTACCCAGAAAAGAACATG TTACCATTCTTGAGCAAAGACTCaacatacaaaataaatgtttacacCTTCAATAAAACCCTGGATTTTAAAGAGAGAATTAATCGAATTGAT GCAATGGATTACCTTCCATTTAAGGGTATTGTAAATCTTAAGAACCCTCAGCACATCTTCTGCTTGTTGGAAGATTATGGCTCTGACCCAAACAGCATCCCGGAACATCCAGATCATATATACTTTGGCCGATGG ATAGCCGATGGTCAACGTGAACTGATTCGTTCTCACAGTGTGAAGAACAGACATTTCATTGGAAACACCAGTATGGATGCAGGACTTTCCTTCATCATGGCCAACCATGCCAGGGTCAAACAGCATGATCTCGTCTTTGACCCTTTTGTTGGCACAG GAAGCCTATTGGTCGCTTGTTCTCATTTTGGAGCCTACGTGTGTGGATCGGATATTGATTACAACACTATCCATGGCaaag GAAGGTCAAGCCGCAAAGATCAAAAGTGGCGAGGACCTGATGAGAACATCAGAGCCAACCTGCGACAGTACGGAACAGCGAAGATGTACGTTGATGTGATGGTGTCTGATGCATCCAATCCTGTGTGGCGGGAGGCCGCCCTCTTCGATGCCATCATTACCGATC CTCCATATGGTATACGTGAGTCCACAAGAAGAACAGGTTCTCAGAAAGAAACTACAAAACCTGCGGATGCCGT GTATGCTGAATCACATGTTCCTGTATCACAGTCCTACCAATTAAGTGAAATGTTTGCCGACATGCTTAACTTTTCGGCACATCGCCTAGTCATGGGAGGGAGGCTGGTATACTGGCTTCCAGTTTATCGGGCAGA ATACTCTGAGGAGATGGTCCCCCTCCATCCATGTCTACAGCTCATTAGCAACTGTGAACAGATTCTATCAAGCCACACATCTCGTCGCTTGATCACTATGGAAAAGGCTAAAGAACCACAG GACCTGGACAGTTTGTCTCATCTCTCAGACCCTCGCTCCCACGCCTTCCAGGGACACAATAATTTCAGAGAAAAATACTTCTGTGGACTTCACAAAAGGCTTAGTAGCAAAGAGAACAACTCTAATACCTGTGGGGACTCAATCACTCAACTTGAACAGGGCTGA
- the LOC144073100 gene encoding actin-binding Rho-activating protein translates to MDEKKSPDQLMDGKVGCIVSVKGLKDNWQKWSDHHKEHQKYNPFSHDTRPLAVVPQRGHDDYGKPLQGSLTEQRGKDAHTHISREVQELCEVIKDIGVQAEKQDESAISVEFGKLFERYVTISNKLVGILLRARKQKLVDFEGEMLWQGKDDHVVITLLQ, encoded by the coding sequence atggatgaaaaaaaatctcccgatcAGCTCATGGATGGTAAAGTTGGATGCATTGTGTCCGTCAAAGGCCTGAAGGACAACTGGCAGAAGTGGTCTGATCATCACAAGGAGCACCAGAAATACAATCCCTTCAGTCATGACACCAGACCCTTGGCAGTGGTCCCCCAGAGAGGCCACGATGACTACGGGAAGCCCCTTCAGGGTTCATTGACAGAACAACGGGGGAAAGATGCTCACACGCACATCAGCAGAGAAGTTCAGGAGTTGTGTGAGGTGATAAAAGACATTGGGGTGCAGGCAGAAAAACAAGATGAGAGTGCTATCTCAGTAGAATTTGGGAAGCTGTTTGAGCGTTATGTGACTATCTCGAATAAATTGGTGGGGATACTGCTAAGAGCCAGAAAACAGAAGCTAGTTGACTTTGAGGGGGAGATGCTATGGCAAGGGAAAGATGATCATGTTGTGATTACTCTGTTGCAGTGA
- the hint3 gene encoding adenosine 5'-monophosphoramidase HINT3: MEGSNVAVTQSGQSSSKTSNLTEGYDKKCIFCRIVNREMDTELLHCDEDISCFRDIKPGAPHHYLVVPTKHVGNCKSLRKEHVSLVKRMVEMGKEILQKNNVMDLNDVRFGFHWPPFCSVTHLHLHVLAPASQMGFMSRLFYRLNSYWFITVEQLIELLNSKEETS, from the exons ATGGAGGGATCCAATGTTGCCGTGACACAATCAGGGCAGAGTAGTTCTAAAACTAGCAATTTAACTGAaggatatgacaaaaaatgtattttttgcaggATCGTGAACCGTGAAATGGACACGGAACTTCTTCACTGT GACGAGGATATTTCTTGTTTTAGAGACATCAAGCCTGGAGCTCCGCACCATTATCTGGTTGTTCCGACCAAACATGTTGGGAACTGTAAGTCACTCCGCAAAGAACACGTGTCTTTAG TAAAACGCATGGTGGAGATGGGGAAGGAAATCCTGCAGAAGAACAATGTGATGGATCTCAATGACGTGAG GTTTGGGTTTCACTGGCCCCCGTTCTGTTCTGTCACACATCTACACCTTCATGTTCTGGCACCTGCCAGCCAAATGGGATTCATGTCTCGCCTGTTCTACAGACTCAACTCTTACTGGTTTATTACA GTGGAACAGCTGATTGAGCTTCTCAACTCTAAAGAAGAAACCAGTTGA
- the ncoa7a gene encoding nuclear receptor coactivator 7 isoform X3, with the protein MKSLHDNFKVLYFASDVTEPFVQILTGKDPKRRLSLCSFDSETEEPEYRGNVKDVLPVLSDYSEILDHRHLISLASHMPERTQGYQWQLVYSTAVHGSSLKTLYRNMAGLDSPVLLVVKDMHKKVFGAFSSDPFRVSKYCYGTGETFLFTFNPDFQAYKWTGENSYFVSGNLESLHLGGGGGEFGLWIDADLYRGSSFSCPTFHNAPLSTQKDFLIQELEVWTVRN; encoded by the exons ATGAAGTCGTTACATGACAATTTCAAAGTGTTATATTTTGCCAGTGATGTTACGGAGCCCTTTGTTCAG ATTCTCACTGGAAAAGACCCCAAGCGCCGTTTAAGTCTATGTAGTTTCGACTCTGAAACAGAAGAACCTGAGTACAGGGGGAACGTTAAGGATGTTCTCCCTGTTTTAAGTGACTATAGTGAGATCCTCGATCACAGGCATCTGATAAGT CTTGCGTCTCACATGCCAGAAAGAACACAAGGTTATCAATGGCAACTGGTCTACAGCACTGCTGTCCACGGGAGCAGCTTAAAGACACTCTACAGAAATATGGCAGGTCTCGACAGTCCTGTGCTGTTGGTGGTTAAAGACATGCATAAAAAG gtttttggagccttttcatctGATCCGTTTAGAGTGAGCAAATACTGTTATGGCACAGGAGAGACTTTTCTATTCACCTTCAACCCTGATTTTCAG GCTTATAAGTGGACTGGAGAGAACTCTTACTTTGTAAGTGGAAACTTGGAGTCTCTTCATCTTGGAGGTGGCGG GGGAGAGTTTGGGCTATGGATTGATGCAGATCTGTACCGAGGGTCTAGTTTTTCATGCCCCACCTTTCATAACGCTCCACTCTCTACGCAGAAGGACTTCCTTATACAAGAGCTTGAGGTCTGGACTGTACGAAACTGA
- the ncoa7a gene encoding TLD domain-containing protein 2 isoform X2 — protein sequence MGVAYSVGEVDHLYTFFVQWSPGLCTNSNNKKNSNFPNRCHIAKMNKGASSKQITHPAATNWILTGKDPKRRLSLCSFDSETEEPEYRGNVKDVLPVLSDYSEILDHRHLISLASHMPERTQGYQWQLVYSTAVHGSSLKTLYRNMAGLDSPVLLVVKDMHKKVFGAFSSDPFRVSKYCYGTGETFLFTFNPDFQAYKWTGENSYFVSGNLESLHLGGGGGEFGLWIDADLYRGSSFSCPTFHNAPLSTQKDFLIQELEVWTVRN from the exons GGTTGACCACCTCTATACCTTCTTTGTACAATGGTCACCGGGTTTGTGCACAAACAGCAACAATAAGAAGAACAGCAACTTTCCGAATCGATGTCATATAGCAAAAATGAATAAGGGGGCATCAAGTAAGCAGATAACACATCCTGCAGCAACAAATTGG ATTCTCACTGGAAAAGACCCCAAGCGCCGTTTAAGTCTATGTAGTTTCGACTCTGAAACAGAAGAACCTGAGTACAGGGGGAACGTTAAGGATGTTCTCCCTGTTTTAAGTGACTATAGTGAGATCCTCGATCACAGGCATCTGATAAGT CTTGCGTCTCACATGCCAGAAAGAACACAAGGTTATCAATGGCAACTGGTCTACAGCACTGCTGTCCACGGGAGCAGCTTAAAGACACTCTACAGAAATATGGCAGGTCTCGACAGTCCTGTGCTGTTGGTGGTTAAAGACATGCATAAAAAG gtttttggagccttttcatctGATCCGTTTAGAGTGAGCAAATACTGTTATGGCACAGGAGAGACTTTTCTATTCACCTTCAACCCTGATTTTCAG GCTTATAAGTGGACTGGAGAGAACTCTTACTTTGTAAGTGGAAACTTGGAGTCTCTTCATCTTGGAGGTGGCGG GGGAGAGTTTGGGCTATGGATTGATGCAGATCTGTACCGAGGGTCTAGTTTTTCATGCCCCACCTTTCATAACGCTCCACTCTCTACGCAGAAGGACTTCCTTATACAAGAGCTTGAGGTCTGGACTGTACGAAACTGA
- the ncoa7a gene encoding TLD domain-containing protein 2 isoform X1 gives MAAAVMRIGGPRVGHTLPGAPKLTVDHLYTFFVQWSPGLCTNSNNKKNSNFPNRCHIAKMNKGASSKQITHPAATNWILTGKDPKRRLSLCSFDSETEEPEYRGNVKDVLPVLSDYSEILDHRHLISLASHMPERTQGYQWQLVYSTAVHGSSLKTLYRNMAGLDSPVLLVVKDMHKKVFGAFSSDPFRVSKYCYGTGETFLFTFNPDFQAYKWTGENSYFVSGNLESLHLGGGGGEFGLWIDADLYRGSSFSCPTFHNAPLSTQKDFLIQELEVWTVRN, from the exons GGTTGACCACCTCTATACCTTCTTTGTACAATGGTCACCGGGTTTGTGCACAAACAGCAACAATAAGAAGAACAGCAACTTTCCGAATCGATGTCATATAGCAAAAATGAATAAGGGGGCATCAAGTAAGCAGATAACACATCCTGCAGCAACAAATTGG ATTCTCACTGGAAAAGACCCCAAGCGCCGTTTAAGTCTATGTAGTTTCGACTCTGAAACAGAAGAACCTGAGTACAGGGGGAACGTTAAGGATGTTCTCCCTGTTTTAAGTGACTATAGTGAGATCCTCGATCACAGGCATCTGATAAGT CTTGCGTCTCACATGCCAGAAAGAACACAAGGTTATCAATGGCAACTGGTCTACAGCACTGCTGTCCACGGGAGCAGCTTAAAGACACTCTACAGAAATATGGCAGGTCTCGACAGTCCTGTGCTGTTGGTGGTTAAAGACATGCATAAAAAG gtttttggagccttttcatctGATCCGTTTAGAGTGAGCAAATACTGTTATGGCACAGGAGAGACTTTTCTATTCACCTTCAACCCTGATTTTCAG GCTTATAAGTGGACTGGAGAGAACTCTTACTTTGTAAGTGGAAACTTGGAGTCTCTTCATCTTGGAGGTGGCGG GGGAGAGTTTGGGCTATGGATTGATGCAGATCTGTACCGAGGGTCTAGTTTTTCATGCCCCACCTTTCATAACGCTCCACTCTCTACGCAGAAGGACTTCCTTATACAAGAGCTTGAGGTCTGGACTGTACGAAACTGA